One stretch of Amycolatopsis tolypomycina DNA includes these proteins:
- a CDS encoding putative bifunctional diguanylate cyclase/phosphodiesterase encodes MTEPGRLPIPEPSEDGRRLLARKWAYLLAGIGYVPLEHAGFETELAALLDALCAEVHESGPERTGSPAAAGARLAELNCADGPALTVTMDVLGKGLLRLPEFQPAEEFAERVVGVLGALAASVVTAVQGATLAQQEGLKLSLLKAVRDAKYELRTAQARFDEVATSSASGILVADLDGTLVTVNAAAGVMLGHAPDELTGRDLLELVHPDYAPVLREDYRALLAGKVKRIKQSQRLLDRDGDPVPVSLTASLLRGAGDEPSHFVTVVEDGTELVLLQNELNRQALHDALTGLPNRQCFSTRMETALRKADPKLGVTLLRLELDAFSVVCDGLGEHAAEQLLVTVAQRLKSVLAGGKVLVSRFGGAEFAVLVENAPDTPDPVRLVHELRQELAEPTYVDGQGLALSASVGVVNRPAQDHEAATLLRESHQALRRAKANGHGQWELSHPDQNRLDRRTDALAAVMPGAFEHGDVQARYRPLVRLADGAVHGVEAQLGWAPPGEGALSDQRCRDLAETTGLMLSLGEWLLRTGCRQVGWWRQRLDRDLRLLVRLSPHQAADTDLLTRVVGVLEETRFPAGRLLVELPVPALAADLGETRDNLRALADVGVRPVVSAGVLAEVADLPVHGVRLDCGPLDGVEPDSPVVDVLRELPALAHRAGAEVIVDGLTSAGHARFWLAAGAELALGEHCGAPCRPEELAAALGVPGWRTP; translated from the coding sequence GTGACCGAACCCGGCAGACTGCCGATCCCGGAGCCGTCCGAAGACGGGCGCCGTCTGCTCGCGCGCAAGTGGGCCTACCTGCTGGCCGGGATCGGCTATGTGCCACTGGAGCACGCCGGCTTCGAGACCGAGCTGGCCGCGTTGCTGGACGCTCTCTGCGCCGAAGTCCACGAGAGCGGGCCGGAGCGCACCGGTTCGCCGGCGGCCGCGGGCGCCCGGCTGGCCGAGCTGAACTGCGCGGACGGGCCGGCGCTCACCGTCACCATGGACGTCCTGGGCAAGGGCCTGCTCAGGCTGCCCGAGTTCCAGCCCGCCGAAGAGTTCGCCGAACGCGTGGTGGGCGTGCTCGGCGCGCTGGCCGCGAGCGTGGTGACGGCCGTGCAGGGCGCCACCCTGGCCCAGCAGGAGGGCCTGAAGCTGTCGCTGCTCAAGGCCGTGCGGGACGCCAAGTACGAGCTGCGGACCGCGCAGGCGCGGTTCGACGAGGTGGCCACGTCCTCGGCCAGCGGCATCCTGGTCGCCGACCTGGACGGCACGCTGGTCACCGTGAACGCCGCGGCAGGCGTGATGCTCGGGCACGCCCCGGACGAGCTGACCGGGCGCGACCTGCTCGAGCTGGTGCACCCCGACTACGCGCCGGTGCTGCGCGAGGACTACCGCGCGCTGCTGGCCGGCAAGGTCAAGCGGATCAAGCAGTCCCAGCGGCTGCTGGACCGCGACGGCGACCCGGTGCCGGTGTCGTTGACCGCCTCGCTGCTGCGCGGCGCCGGGGACGAGCCCAGCCACTTCGTCACCGTGGTCGAGGACGGCACCGAGCTGGTGCTGCTGCAGAACGAGCTCAACCGGCAGGCCCTGCACGACGCGCTCACCGGCCTGCCCAACCGGCAGTGCTTCAGCACGCGGATGGAGACCGCGCTGCGCAAGGCCGATCCGAAGCTCGGCGTGACGCTGCTGCGGCTGGAGCTCGACGCCTTCTCGGTGGTGTGCGACGGCCTCGGCGAGCACGCGGCCGAGCAGTTGCTGGTCACCGTGGCGCAGCGGCTGAAGTCCGTGCTGGCCGGGGGAAAGGTCCTCGTTTCCCGGTTCGGCGGTGCGGAGTTCGCGGTGCTGGTGGAAAACGCGCCGGACACCCCGGACCCGGTGCGCCTGGTGCACGAGCTGCGCCAGGAACTGGCCGAGCCGACCTATGTGGACGGGCAGGGGCTGGCCCTGTCGGCCAGCGTCGGCGTGGTCAACCGGCCCGCGCAGGACCACGAGGCCGCCACGCTGCTGCGCGAGTCCCACCAGGCACTGCGCCGGGCCAAGGCCAACGGGCACGGGCAGTGGGAGCTGTCGCACCCGGACCAGAACCGGCTGGACCGCAGGACCGACGCGCTGGCCGCGGTCATGCCGGGCGCCTTCGAGCACGGGGACGTGCAGGCGCGGTACCGGCCGCTGGTGCGGCTGGCCGACGGCGCGGTGCACGGCGTGGAGGCCCAGCTCGGCTGGGCGCCGCCCGGGGAGGGCGCGCTGTCCGACCAGCGCTGCCGCGACTTGGCCGAGACCACCGGGCTGATGCTGTCGCTGGGCGAGTGGCTGCTGCGCACCGGCTGCCGTCAGGTGGGCTGGTGGCGGCAACGGCTGGACCGCGACCTGCGGTTGCTGGTCAGGCTGAGCCCGCACCAGGCAGCCGACACCGACCTGCTCACCCGGGTGGTCGGCGTGCTGGAGGAGACGCGGTTCCCGGCCGGGCGGCTGCTGGTCGAGCTGCCCGTGCCGGCGTTGGCCGCCGACCTCGGCGAGACGAGGGACAACCTGCGGGCGCTGGCCGACGTGGGCGTGCGCCCGGTGGTCAGCGCCGGCGTGCTGGCCGAGGTGGCCGACCTGCCGGTGCACGGCGTGCGGCTGGACTGCGGGCCGCTGGACGGGGTCGAGCCGGACTCGCCGGTGGTCGACGTGCTGCGGGAGCTGCCCGCGTTGGCGCACCGGGCCGGCGCGGAGGTGATCGTCGACGGCCTGACCTCCGCCGGGCACGCGCGGTTCTGGCTGGCCGCCGGGGCCGAGCTGGCCCTGGGTGAGCACTGCGGGGCGCCGTGCCGTCCGGAGGAGCTCGCGGCGGCTTTGGGCGTCCCCGGTTGGCGGACACCGTAG
- a CDS encoding SAM-dependent methyltransferase, which translates to MTSPNVARIYDYWLGGSHNFETDRTTADHLERTLPWIRQSVRLNRAFLGRAVRFMVAQGIRQFLDLGAGIPTVGNVHEIAQREAPEARVVYVDKEAVAVAHGELLLAGNDRTGVLHADVRDVEAVLGSPEVRRLIDFSEPVGLLCMLLLHWIPDEDDPAGLVRAYREPLAPGSLLAFTHVTSDAHRESFAVASDQMAARRGEVPHTRSHGEILGLLGNLVLVEPGLVGCGSWRPAGPTDIAEDPSWNELIYAGVARKS; encoded by the coding sequence GTGACTTCGCCGAACGTCGCCCGGATCTACGACTACTGGCTCGGCGGCAGCCACAACTTCGAGACGGACCGCACCACCGCGGACCACCTCGAGCGGACCCTGCCCTGGATCCGGCAGTCGGTGCGGCTCAACCGCGCTTTCCTCGGCCGCGCGGTGCGCTTCATGGTCGCGCAAGGCATCCGCCAGTTCCTCGACCTGGGCGCGGGCATCCCCACCGTGGGCAACGTGCACGAGATCGCCCAGCGGGAAGCCCCCGAGGCTCGGGTGGTCTACGTCGACAAGGAGGCCGTGGCGGTCGCGCACGGCGAACTGCTGCTGGCGGGCAACGACCGCACCGGGGTCCTGCACGCGGACGTGCGCGACGTCGAGGCGGTGCTGGGGAGCCCGGAGGTCCGGCGGCTGATCGACTTCTCCGAGCCGGTCGGCCTGCTGTGCATGCTGCTGCTGCACTGGATCCCGGACGAGGACGACCCGGCCGGGCTCGTGCGCGCCTACCGGGAACCACTGGCTCCGGGCAGCCTGCTCGCCTTCACCCACGTCACGTCCGACGCGCACCGGGAGTCGTTCGCCGTGGCCAGCGACCAGATGGCCGCGCGGCGCGGCGAGGTGCCGCACACCCGTTCCCACGGCGAGATCCTGGGCCTGCTCGGCAACCTGGTGCTGGTCGAGCCGGGGCTGGTGGGCTGCGGCAGCTGGCGGCCGGCCGGGCCGACCGACATCGCCGAGGACCCGTCGTGGAACGAGCTGATCTACGCGGGCGTGGCGCGGAAGTCCTGA
- a CDS encoding cytochrome P450, translating into MPVRVAPGRLPLLGHTLALVRRPVPFTAGLREHGDVVKLSMGPLQTYFLTNPELVHRVLVTNGSSFGSGIMFRKFRPYAGNGLALSDGPFHRRQRKLMLPAFDRQHLRHYAGIWVRATTALAESWRPGEVRQIDADMQALAMTNVGEALFGTELGEEAIREARRSIPLVIRLGMYRVLAPGFVEKLPLPVNRRFDQATARMKAVVHELMASRDADTDHGDLLSTLLLARDAETGERMTREQVHDEVMTLLTAGTETTALILAWTCHELGRHPGVADRVRAEVDRVLGGRPVTFDDLPALEYTGQVVSEVLRMYALWILMRRTEQEIDLGPVRLRPGDEVMFSPLALHTDPRYWDHPDAFDPDRWSTDRVRSLPPGVFIPFGNGIRQCVGHLFARAEVVIGVATIFARWRLEPVGPVRVRYTTIAYPRGMPMTVRRRD; encoded by the coding sequence GTGCCCGTCCGGGTGGCGCCCGGCCGCCTGCCTTTGCTGGGACACACACTCGCGCTGGTCCGCCGTCCCGTCCCGTTCACCGCGGGACTGCGGGAACACGGCGATGTGGTCAAGCTTTCAATGGGGCCACTTCAAACATATTTCCTCACGAATCCGGAACTCGTTCACCGCGTACTCGTGACGAACGGTTCGAGCTTCGGCAGCGGGATCATGTTCCGCAAATTCCGCCCGTACGCGGGCAACGGGCTGGCCCTTTCCGACGGCCCCTTCCACCGCAGGCAGCGCAAGCTGATGCTGCCCGCCTTCGACCGGCAGCACCTGCGCCACTACGCCGGGATCTGGGTCCGGGCGACCACCGCACTCGCCGAGTCCTGGCGCCCGGGCGAGGTGCGGCAGATCGACGCGGACATGCAGGCACTCGCCATGACCAACGTGGGCGAGGCGCTGTTCGGCACCGAACTGGGCGAGGAGGCGATCCGCGAGGCCCGCCGCTCGATCCCGCTGGTCATCCGGCTGGGCATGTACCGGGTGCTCGCCCCGGGCTTCGTGGAGAAGCTGCCGCTGCCGGTCAACCGCCGCTTCGACCAGGCCACCGCGCGGATGAAGGCCGTGGTGCACGAGCTGATGGCGAGCCGCGACGCCGACACCGACCACGGCGACCTGCTGTCCACCCTGCTGCTGGCCAGGGACGCCGAGACCGGGGAGCGGATGACCCGGGAGCAGGTGCACGACGAGGTGATGACCCTGCTCACCGCGGGCACCGAGACCACCGCGCTGATCCTGGCCTGGACCTGCCACGAGCTGGGGCGCCACCCCGGCGTGGCGGACCGGGTGCGGGCCGAGGTGGACCGGGTGCTGGGCGGGCGACCGGTGACCTTCGACGACCTGCCCGCGCTGGAATACACCGGCCAGGTGGTCAGCGAGGTGCTGCGGATGTACGCGCTGTGGATCCTGATGCGCCGGACCGAGCAGGAGATCGACCTCGGCCCGGTGCGGCTGCGGCCCGGCGACGAGGTGATGTTCAGCCCGCTCGCCCTGCACACCGACCCCCGGTACTGGGACCACCCGGACGCCTTCGACCCGGACCGCTGGTCCACCGACCGGGTGCGGTCGTTGCCGCCGGGGGTGTTCATCCCGTTCGGCAACGGGATCCGGCAGTGCGTCGGCCACCTGTTCGCCCGGGCCGAGGTGGTCATCGGGGTGGCCACGATCTTCGCGCGGTGGCGCCTCGAACCCGTCGGCCCGGTCCGGGTGCGCTACACCACCATCGCCTACCCGCGCGGCATGCCGATGACGGTGCGCCGGCGGGATTAG
- a CDS encoding alpha/beta hydrolase, which yields MRLLLRRLATAAVALLCAGTVLTPAQASAAEAACQNLNIPVSLLEVPLLGLKDQTMYGRLCVPPGGSRTLQVLVPGGTYSSAYYDPPGLAATRSFRRAVNNAGYATLAVDRVGSGRSSKPLSELLSATSQANAVHHAIQAMRTGAVGPRFDRIVLVGHSLGSATAIIEAAGFRDVDGVVVTGFTHRVAALTVLPTLVALSPAVLDEKMSKVVGLDAGYLTTMQGMRYSAFHSPGPFDQQVVDADEATKDLIAPGEIVDAVVIGLVLPYSRRITVPVLVAMGEQDGVFCGPLASDCSSAESLRQGETGFYSPEARLRTFVVPGYGHSINFAPNAPLLHDAVTGWMHELVGR from the coding sequence GTGCGTTTGCTCTTGCGCCGGCTCGCCACCGCGGCGGTGGCTCTGCTGTGCGCCGGTACGGTGCTCACCCCAGCGCAGGCGTCCGCCGCCGAGGCGGCCTGCCAGAACCTGAACATCCCCGTGTCACTCCTGGAAGTGCCCCTGCTCGGGCTCAAGGACCAGACCATGTACGGCAGGCTGTGCGTCCCGCCGGGCGGCAGCCGCACCCTGCAGGTGCTGGTGCCCGGCGGGACGTACAGCTCCGCCTACTACGACCCACCCGGCCTGGCGGCGACCCGCTCGTTCCGCCGGGCGGTGAACAACGCCGGGTACGCCACCCTGGCCGTGGACCGGGTCGGCTCGGGACGCAGCTCCAAGCCGCTGAGCGAGCTGCTGTCCGCGACTTCCCAGGCCAACGCGGTGCACCACGCCATCCAGGCGATGCGGACGGGCGCGGTGGGCCCCCGGTTCGACCGGATCGTCCTCGTCGGGCACTCGCTCGGCTCGGCCACGGCGATCATCGAGGCGGCCGGCTTCCGCGACGTGGACGGCGTGGTGGTCACCGGGTTCACCCACCGGGTCGCCGCGCTGACGGTGCTGCCCACGCTGGTCGCGCTGAGCCCGGCGGTGCTGGACGAGAAGATGTCCAAGGTCGTCGGGCTGGACGCGGGGTACCTGACGACGATGCAGGGCATGCGGTACAGCGCGTTCCACAGCCCCGGCCCGTTCGACCAGCAGGTCGTCGACGCGGACGAGGCGACCAAGGACCTGATCGCGCCCGGTGAGATCGTGGACGCCGTCGTGATCGGGTTGGTGCTCCCCTACAGCAGGCGGATCACCGTGCCGGTGCTGGTGGCCATGGGCGAGCAGGACGGCGTGTTCTGCGGCCCGCTGGCCAGCGACTGCTCCAGCGCGGAAAGCCTGCGGCAGGGCGAAACCGGGTTCTACTCGCCCGAGGCGAGGCTGCGCACCTTTGTGGTGCCGGGCTACGGGCACTCGATCAACTTCGCGCCCAACGCGCCGCTGCTGCACGACGCGGTCACCGGCTGGATGCACGAGCTGGTCGGCAGGTAG
- a CDS encoding DUF1963 domain-containing protein, translating into MSWASFAEACARVRELCVEHLGEHIGTQVAALAKPGFGLRPVKPGIPAAGLGRWGGPALLNPGTPWPEYDGVPLSLFAVLDVDALGAWLGDDRPPHALLNIFYFDPDVQRGYVLEGAPLRDFESPRFCRIIPADPALAIEEAAPAPASIHAPEPFYAVPVVTLPSMQGVSYDPVLDTVDYGGETEDSLHYRSMPGWLAADRLGDRWLEFCERAQGLYRYEGVRFSPDQAFGWPHLENSFSQLKEPYRHLITIGHHDLGDGGYVHFVLPPKAFRDGDYEQAIALYEGF; encoded by the coding sequence ATGAGCTGGGCGAGCTTTGCGGAAGCCTGCGCGAGGGTGCGGGAGCTGTGCGTCGAGCACCTGGGCGAGCACATCGGGACACAGGTCGCGGCACTGGCGAAACCCGGGTTCGGGCTGCGTCCGGTGAAGCCGGGCATTCCCGCGGCCGGCCTCGGCCGGTGGGGCGGTCCGGCGTTGCTGAACCCCGGCACGCCGTGGCCCGAGTACGACGGCGTTCCGCTCAGCCTGTTCGCCGTCCTGGACGTCGACGCGCTCGGCGCCTGGCTCGGCGACGACCGCCCACCCCACGCGCTGCTGAACATCTTTTACTTCGACCCGGACGTCCAGCGTGGTTACGTGCTCGAGGGCGCCCCTCTCCGTGACTTCGAGAGCCCGCGGTTCTGCCGGATCATCCCGGCGGACCCGGCACTGGCCATTGAGGAGGCCGCACCCGCGCCGGCCTCGATCCACGCCCCGGAGCCGTTTTACGCGGTTCCCGTCGTGACCTTGCCCTCGATGCAGGGAGTCTCCTACGACCCGGTTCTCGACACGGTGGACTACGGCGGGGAGACCGAAGACTCACTCCACTACCGGTCGATGCCGGGCTGGCTGGCCGCGGACCGCCTCGGCGATCGCTGGCTCGAGTTCTGCGAGCGGGCGCAGGGCCTGTACAGGTACGAGGGCGTCCGGTTCTCGCCCGACCAGGCGTTCGGCTGGCCGCACCTGGAGAACAGCTTTTCCCAGCTGAAGGAGCCGTACCGCCACCTCATCACCATCGGGCACCACGACCTCGGCGACGGCGGCTACGTGCACTTCGTCCTGCCGCCGAAGGCCTTCCGCGACGGGGACTACGAGCAGGCAATCGCCTTGTACGAGGGTTTCTAG
- a CDS encoding TetR/AcrR family transcriptional regulator has translation MRRRTEAPERRRGDLLDAALQIVLDKGVAGLTVDEVTARAEVAKGTFYLYFRSKEQLLGALQDRFVDELTARQQAELGRFPAGDWMGRLLHWMESGIRGYLAHADLHDALFHHPRSAGHGQAARHGHEADPAINQHAAALAGLLEAGTAAGAFALADHRAAAILLYNTMHGTADYLVERAGHHGTTGSAADLVDSVIAESLNLCRRYVEPAGSAS, from the coding sequence GTGAGGCGGCGCACGGAGGCACCGGAACGACGACGCGGCGACCTGCTGGACGCCGCGCTGCAGATCGTGCTGGACAAAGGGGTCGCCGGGCTGACCGTGGACGAGGTGACGGCCCGCGCCGAGGTCGCCAAAGGCACCTTCTACCTGTACTTCCGCTCCAAGGAACAACTCCTCGGCGCGCTGCAGGACCGGTTCGTCGACGAACTCACCGCCCGCCAGCAGGCTGAACTCGGCCGGTTTCCGGCCGGCGACTGGATGGGCCGGCTGCTGCACTGGATGGAATCCGGCATCCGCGGCTACCTTGCCCACGCCGACCTGCACGACGCGCTGTTCCACCACCCCCGCAGCGCGGGGCACGGCCAGGCGGCCCGCCACGGACACGAAGCCGACCCGGCGATCAACCAGCACGCGGCCGCGCTCGCCGGCCTCCTCGAAGCCGGCACCGCGGCCGGCGCCTTCGCCCTGGCCGACCACCGAGCCGCCGCGATTCTGTTGTACAACACCATGCACGGCACCGCGGACTACCTCGTGGAGCGGGCCGGCCACCACGGGACGACCGGCTCCGCCGCGGACCTCGTCGACTCGGTGATCGCCGAAAGCCTGAACCTCTGCCGCCGCTACGTCGAGCCCGCGGGATCAGCCTCGTAA
- a CDS encoding MFS transporter, which translates to MVQRVGGLPPPVAAGAGPGLSRRRRFATIAALYLVADIGYSFFFGALNTILLQGGVHLGQLALINLLGLLYAGRFLVGPLVDRVRFGWLGHYRGWLVTTQLVLVAVWLTLVPLDPVGDLPVVLALMAVGLAVSAVHDTAMNGLAVRLLPPRDRGLGNGIQTGMASVSIMLGSGGALLLYSHAGWSVTISVLAALFLVPFGVLLFMTEPADGHPARRERPFAGLVTLFRQRRVRTWTLLVVPVFALGGYVATAVQTPMMLAAHWSLDRIALVQSTLSGLVGLAAGFGAGALVTRLGRRRSALAVGVFWVFALASLLPLSLGGSTATLDAAAVLAVSVGYSGTAVCVSTVSMDLTRPASAATDFTLQISVLGVLRLAMSSAGLVVAGTVGFPPLIGVSVLLAAAGTWITARWLRGHHISSDALDTPREFA; encoded by the coding sequence ATGGTGCAGCGTGTCGGGGGCCTGCCGCCTCCGGTGGCGGCCGGTGCCGGGCCGGGGTTGTCGCGACGGCGGCGGTTCGCCACCATCGCCGCGCTGTACCTGGTGGCCGATATCGGCTACTCGTTCTTCTTCGGGGCGTTGAACACGATCCTGTTGCAGGGTGGGGTGCACCTCGGGCAGCTGGCGTTGATCAACCTGCTGGGGCTGCTGTATGCGGGGCGGTTCCTCGTCGGACCGCTCGTCGATCGCGTGCGGTTCGGGTGGCTCGGTCACTACCGCGGCTGGCTGGTGACCACGCAGCTCGTGCTCGTGGCGGTGTGGCTCACGCTGGTCCCGCTGGATCCGGTGGGCGATCTGCCCGTGGTGCTGGCACTCATGGCCGTGGGACTGGCGGTGTCGGCGGTGCACGACACGGCGATGAACGGGCTGGCGGTCCGGCTGCTGCCCCCGCGGGACCGGGGCCTGGGCAACGGCATCCAGACCGGGATGGCCAGTGTGTCGATCATGCTCGGTTCCGGTGGCGCGCTGCTGCTGTACTCGCACGCGGGCTGGAGCGTGACGATCAGCGTGCTGGCGGCGCTGTTCCTCGTGCCGTTCGGGGTGCTGCTGTTCATGACCGAACCGGCTGACGGGCACCCGGCTCGGCGAGAGCGGCCGTTCGCCGGGCTGGTGACGTTGTTCCGGCAGCGGCGGGTACGCACGTGGACGCTGCTGGTCGTGCCGGTGTTCGCGCTCGGCGGGTACGTGGCCACCGCGGTACAGACGCCGATGATGCTGGCCGCGCACTGGTCGCTGGATCGGATCGCGCTGGTGCAGAGCACGCTGTCCGGCCTGGTGGGACTCGCGGCCGGGTTCGGCGCCGGCGCGCTGGTCACGCGGCTGGGCCGGCGCCGGTCCGCGCTCGCCGTCGGCGTGTTCTGGGTGTTCGCGCTGGCGTCGTTGCTGCCCCTGTCGCTGGGCGGGTCCACGGCCACGCTGGACGCGGCGGCCGTGCTGGCCGTGTCGGTGGGCTACTCGGGGACGGCGGTGTGTGTCTCCACCGTGTCGATGGACCTGACCCGCCCTGCCTCGGCGGCCACCGACTTCACGCTGCAGATCTCCGTGCTCGGGGTGCTACGGCTCGCGATGAGCTCAGCGGGACTGGTCGTGGCCGGAACAGTCGGCTTTCCGCCACTGATCGGTGTCTCGGTCCTGCTCGCGGCAGCCGGCACCTGGATCACGGCTCGCTGGCTGCGCGGCCACCACATCTCGTCCGATGCACTCGACACACCAAGGGAGTTCGCATGA
- a CDS encoding ABC transporter ATP-binding protein/permease, whose amino-acid sequence MTGVSESGVLGFAVRTVRARLAGAVAVGIGVVVTRLVQAFALAVLITAPLTGRSWETALQGLWLAAGMVLLRAVLLWAGESIAQAAGHRVTLGVRRLVLEHLLSLGPAYVATHPSGKVAATLVEGASALETAVARGGPARLLSWIGPLLAALAIGIVDPIGGTLIALALVIAQTARPLWNRIGRKGHDNVFVDLAAMDAGFVEAVQGMPTAKAFGATGRVRDRLAAQAERVRVASMRVLTALFTQLLAVRWAIAGAGAAVVVRTGFLAADGRIATVPAVTVVLITLVAFAPVDEAGKYLHASLTAPLTAAGLDAFLAERPSIPEPAHTGTLTTAPSRITLEQVSFRYPGRAENALSDVCLELRPGRTVGLVGASGSGKSTLVSLVLRLVDPVAGRIVVDSGGVDGIDLRELPQEYWWQHVAVVSQDTHLFPGTLRENIALARPGAPLDEVEAAAAAAGLSADIATMPRGFDTPVSERGTTLSGGQRQRVAIARALLADPAVLVLDEATAALDGRTEQIVHDTIARLAREKAVMIVAHRLATVRDADEIVVLDHGTVVERGTHETLLNNGGTYHRLVRSGATL is encoded by the coding sequence ATGACCGGCGTGAGCGAGTCAGGCGTGCTGGGATTCGCCGTCCGCACCGTGCGCGCCCGGCTGGCCGGCGCGGTGGCGGTGGGAATCGGGGTGGTGGTGACCCGCCTGGTTCAGGCCTTTGCGCTGGCGGTGCTGATCACGGCCCCGCTGACGGGCCGTTCCTGGGAGACGGCACTGCAAGGGTTGTGGCTGGCCGCGGGGATGGTGCTGCTGCGAGCGGTTCTGCTGTGGGCAGGCGAGTCGATCGCGCAGGCGGCGGGACACCGGGTGACCCTCGGCGTGCGGCGCCTGGTGCTGGAACACCTGCTGTCCTTGGGGCCTGCCTACGTTGCCACCCACCCCAGCGGAAAAGTCGCGGCGACCCTGGTGGAGGGTGCTTCGGCCCTGGAGACGGCGGTCGCGCGCGGTGGTCCGGCCCGGCTGCTGTCCTGGATCGGCCCGTTGCTGGCGGCGCTGGCGATCGGGATCGTGGACCCGATCGGCGGAACGCTGATCGCACTCGCACTCGTCATCGCGCAGACCGCCCGTCCACTGTGGAACCGCATCGGCCGGAAGGGACACGACAACGTCTTCGTCGATCTCGCGGCGATGGACGCCGGCTTCGTCGAAGCCGTGCAGGGCATGCCCACCGCCAAGGCGTTCGGCGCGACCGGCCGGGTGCGCGACCGGCTGGCCGCCCAGGCCGAGCGGGTGCGGGTGGCGAGCATGCGGGTCCTGACCGCGTTGTTCACCCAGCTGCTGGCCGTGCGGTGGGCGATCGCGGGCGCCGGTGCGGCGGTGGTGGTGCGAACCGGCTTCCTCGCCGCGGACGGCCGGATCGCCACGGTGCCCGCCGTGACGGTCGTGCTGATCACGCTGGTCGCGTTCGCCCCCGTCGACGAGGCGGGCAAGTACCTGCACGCGAGCCTGACCGCCCCGCTCACCGCCGCCGGGTTGGACGCGTTCCTGGCCGAGCGTCCCTCGATCCCCGAACCGGCGCACACCGGCACGCTGACGACCGCGCCGTCGAGGATCACGCTGGAGCAGGTGTCGTTCCGCTACCCCGGCCGTGCCGAGAACGCACTCTCGGACGTGTGCCTCGAACTGCGGCCCGGGCGCACGGTCGGACTGGTCGGGGCCTCCGGCTCGGGCAAGAGCACCTTGGTGTCGCTGGTGCTGCGGCTGGTCGACCCGGTCGCCGGCCGGATCGTGGTGGACAGCGGTGGTGTGGACGGCATCGACCTGCGTGAGCTGCCGCAGGAGTACTGGTGGCAGCACGTCGCGGTGGTCAGCCAGGACACCCACCTGTTCCCCGGGACGCTGCGGGAGAACATCGCGCTGGCCCGCCCCGGGGCGCCACTCGACGAGGTCGAAGCCGCGGCGGCCGCCGCCGGTTTGTCCGCCGACATCGCCACCATGCCACGGGGTTTCGACACCCCGGTATCCGAACGCGGCACCACCCTGTCCGGAGGTCAGCGGCAACGGGTCGCGATCGCCAGGGCACTGCTGGCCGACCCGGCCGTGCTGGTCCTCGACGAGGCGACCGCCGCACTGGACGGCCGCACCGAGCAGATCGTGCACGACACCATCGCCCGGCTCGCCCGCGAGAAGGCGGTGATGATCGTGGCGCACCGGCTGGCCACGGTTCGCGACGCCGACGAGATCGTCGTCCTCGACCACGGCACGGTCGTCGAACGCGGCACCCACGAAACCCTGCTGAACAACGGCGGGACCTACCACCGCCTCGTCCGCTCCGGAGCGACCCTGTGA